A single region of the Variovorax paradoxus genome encodes:
- a CDS encoding peptidoglycan-binding domain-containing protein yields the protein MGYASADGKAIKADGSFGPGTRDFVKAFQHDNHLKPDGVAGPGTLQAIDAKLKERVAPSQQGQITDAHHAGNALYKQAKSGLEKIDAEFGRKPDQLTDNAAAAIAVAALRGGLTRIDHMTLGGNDNSTIFAIQGKPGAVLSKFVDVPTVESMHTPVTQSSQAFAYVQQIQQQQAPQQSNQQAAQHAAPAMAR from the coding sequence TTGGGCTATGCCAGCGCCGATGGCAAGGCAATCAAGGCCGATGGCAGTTTTGGTCCGGGCACGCGCGACTTCGTCAAAGCGTTTCAGCACGACAACCATCTCAAGCCCGATGGGGTGGCAGGGCCGGGCACGTTGCAGGCCATCGATGCCAAGCTCAAGGAGCGTGTGGCTCCGTCTCAGCAGGGACAAATCACCGATGCCCACCATGCCGGCAATGCGCTGTACAAGCAGGCGAAATCCGGCCTCGAAAAAATCGATGCCGAGTTCGGCCGCAAGCCCGATCAGTTAACCGACAACGCCGCAGCCGCCATCGCAGTCGCTGCATTGCGCGGCGGCCTGACCCGCATCGACCACATGACGCTGGGCGGCAACGACAACAGCACGATCTTCGCAATCCAAGGCAAGCCGGGCGCGGTGCTTTCCAAGTTTGTCGATGTGCCGACCGTGGAATCGATGCACACGCCGGTTACCCAAAGCTCGCAGGCGTTCGCCTACGTGCAGCAGATCCAGCAGCAGCAAGCTCCTCAGCAAAGCAACCAGCAGGCCGCGCAGCATGCGGCGCCTGCGATGGCTCGCTGA